The Micavibrio sp. TMED2 genome includes a window with the following:
- a CDS encoding ArsR family transcriptional regulator, which produces MKRVKLDRIDRRILQDLQADGRMTNVELAKRAGISAPPCLRRVRALEDSGLIRGYHAHLSPEGMGFGVTIFAQVGLSSQAEADLNKFEAKVASWPMVRECFMLAGETDFLLKVVAHDWEDYQRFLTTELTAAPNVSHVKSSLAIRESKNEPGVPVDVEAGEPV; this is translated from the coding sequence ATGAAAAGGGTCAAGCTCGATCGTATCGATCGCCGTATTCTTCAGGATCTTCAAGCTGACGGTCGCATGACCAATGTGGAACTGGCCAAACGGGCCGGTATTTCCGCGCCACCTTGTCTGCGCCGTGTCCGGGCGCTGGAGGACAGCGGCCTCATCCGGGGATACCATGCCCATCTGTCACCCGAGGGTATGGGCTTTGGCGTCACCATTTTTGCTCAGGTCGGCTTGTCCAGTCAGGCCGAAGCCGATCTCAACAAATTCGAGGCGAAGGTCGCAAGCTGGCCGATGGTGCGTGAGTGCTTCATGCTGGCCGGGGAGACCGACTTCCTGCTCAAGGTTGTGGCCCATGACTGGGAAGATTATCAACGCTTCCTGACCACCGAACTGACCGCCGCACCCAATGTCAGCCATGTGAAGTCATCACTGGCGATCCGGGAATCCAAGAATGAGCCGGGTGTGCCGGTTGATGTGGAGGCAGGCGAGCCGGTCTAG
- a CDS encoding thioredoxin-disulfide reductase, producing MRDHTKVLIIGSGPAGYTAAIYAARANLEPMLIAGLQPGGQLTITTDVENYPGFAEAIQGPWLMEQMQAQAEHVGTELVNDIVIDVDFEQRPYTVKTDSGKTITADTVIICTGAQARWLGLESETKFQSFGVSACATCDGFFYRGKKVAVVGGGNTAVEEALFLTNFAESVTLIHRRDELRAEKIMQDRLFNNPKVTVIWDHVVDEVLGTEDGNTGAKSVTGLRLKSMKDDTTQDIDVDGLFVAIGHDPATKLFKGKVEMDDEGYIVTAADSTRTNIPGVYAAGDVKDKVYRQAVTAAGMGCMAALEAERYLAEHEGVGNPADNSIVAA from the coding sequence ATGCGCGATCACACAAAAGTACTGATTATCGGTTCCGGCCCGGCCGGATACACCGCTGCCATCTATGCTGCACGCGCCAATCTCGAACCCATGCTGATTGCCGGTCTGCAACCGGGCGGCCAGCTTACCATCACCACCGATGTGGAGAACTACCCCGGCTTTGCCGAGGCGATCCAAGGGCCGTGGCTGATGGAACAGATGCAGGCACAGGCCGAGCATGTGGGCACCGAACTGGTCAATGACATCGTTATCGACGTGGATTTCGAGCAGCGCCCCTATACGGTCAAAACCGACAGCGGCAAGACCATCACCGCCGATACCGTTATCATCTGCACCGGCGCACAGGCCCGCTGGCTCGGCCTTGAGTCCGAAACCAAATTCCAGAGCTTCGGCGTCTCTGCCTGCGCCACCTGTGACGGCTTCTTCTATCGCGGCAAGAAGGTTGCCGTAGTCGGTGGCGGCAACACCGCTGTCGAGGAAGCACTGTTCCTGACCAATTTCGCCGAAAGCGTGACCCTGATCCACCGCCGCGATGAATTGCGGGCCGAGAAGATCATGCAGGACCGCCTGTTCAACAACCCGAAGGTCACCGTGATCTGGGATCATGTGGTGGATGAGGTGCTGGGCACCGAAGACGGCAATACCGGTGCCAAATCGGTGACCGGCCTGCGTCTGAAATCCATGAAAGATGACACGACACAGGATATTGATGTGGACGGCCTCTTCGTTGCCATCGGCCATGATCCGGCAACCAAGCTGTTCAAGGGCAAGGTGGAGATGGACGACGAAGGCTATATCGTCACCGCCGCCGACAGCACTCGGACCAATATCCCCGGCGTCTATGCTGCCGGTGATGTAAAGGACAAGGTCTATCGTCAAGCCGTCACCGCCGCCGGTATGGGCTGCATGGCGGCACTGGAGGCCGAGCGCTATCTGGCCGAGCATGAAGGCGTGGGTAATCCCGCCGATAACAGCATCGTTGCCGCCTGA
- a CDS encoding acetyl-CoA carboxylase carboxyl transferase subunit alpha: MSFLEFEKPIAELESKIAELRSLGTDDEIVNIDEEVERLQGKIERMLTQTYAKLTPAQKVQVARHPGRPHCKDYVAGLFTEFTPLAGDRLFAEDQAIIGGLARFKGRSCVVIGQEKGSDTETRVRHNFGMPKPEGYRKAQRLMNMAEQFNLPIITFIDTSGAYPGIEAEERGQAEAIAKSIDVGLNVKVPIISVVIGEGGSGGAIAIGTGDSVMMLEHAIYSVISPEGCASILWRSATAAAEAAAALQLTAQDLLQLKVIDRIIEEPLGGAHRNHAEMIKRVGNQISQALKPLEAVERDLLKIRRRERFLAMGQDLAS; encoded by the coding sequence ATGAGCTTCCTTGAGTTTGAAAAACCAATCGCAGAGCTGGAAAGCAAGATCGCGGAACTGCGCTCGCTGGGCACCGATGACGAGATCGTCAATATCGACGAGGAAGTCGAGCGCCTGCAGGGCAAGATCGAGCGGATGCTGACCCAGACTTATGCCAAGCTGACCCCGGCCCAGAAGGTTCAGGTCGCCCGCCATCCCGGTCGCCCGCACTGCAAGGATTACGTTGCCGGGCTGTTTACCGAGTTTACACCGCTAGCCGGTGACCGGTTGTTCGCCGAGGATCAGGCCATCATCGGCGGCCTTGCCCGGTTCAAGGGCCGCAGTTGTGTCGTGATCGGTCAGGAGAAGGGTTCCGACACCGAAACCCGCGTCCGGCACAATTTTGGCATGCCCAAGCCTGAAGGCTATCGTAAGGCCCAGCGCCTGATGAATATGGCCGAACAGTTCAATCTGCCGATCATCACCTTTATCGATACCTCCGGTGCCTATCCGGGGATCGAGGCCGAGGAACGCGGTCAGGCGGAAGCCATCGCCAAATCCATTGATGTCGGCCTTAATGTCAAAGTGCCGATTATTTCCGTGGTAATCGGTGAAGGCGGCTCCGGTGGCGCCATTGCCATCGGTACCGGCGACAGCGTCATGATGCTCGAACACGCCATCTATTCAGTGATTTCACCCGAGGGTTGCGCCTCGATTCTGTGGCGCAGCGCCACGGCTGCCGCTGAAGCCGCCGCCGCCCTGCAACTAACCGCACAGGATTTGCTGCAGCTGAAAGTCATTGACCGGATTATCGAAGAGCCGCTCGGTGGTGCCCATCGCAACCATGCGGAGATGATCAAACGGGTCGGCAACCAGATTTCACAGGCCCTGAAGCCGCTGGAAGCGGTTGAGCGCGACCTGCTGAAAATCCGCCGCCGCGAACGCTTCCTTGCCATGGGCCAGGACCTCGCAAGCTGA